The proteins below are encoded in one region of Paraburkholderia phenazinium:
- a CDS encoding substrate-binding domain-containing protein, which translates to MQQLSIKSAGAARGLIGRVCDEFFASHGIKLSSDFAAVGTTFDRVSEAMRTHEDCGLTILTSAFFQRLQQAFPQRVTPGGSLGSTTTCFACRGDAGAFQVSTVDALRRTLSEVDAVYTGDTRQSTVGRHLIYVLEAFDLRGKLRPDIVEFPGGAQAVAALAGVEGKGVLAFAQRSEVLQIPEVLFVGPLPEAFHLATEYVLGVIDKAPAAEDFAAFLTAGLQESTRRESGFDPV; encoded by the coding sequence ATGCAACAGCTTAGTATTAAAAGTGCCGGTGCGGCACGCGGTTTGATCGGGAGGGTGTGCGATGAATTTTTCGCTAGCCATGGAATCAAATTGTCTTCGGATTTTGCTGCGGTGGGGACAACCTTCGACCGCGTGAGCGAAGCTATGCGGACGCACGAGGATTGCGGTCTAACGATTCTGACTTCCGCATTTTTTCAGCGCCTCCAGCAGGCGTTTCCGCAACGCGTGACACCGGGTGGCTCGCTCGGCTCGACGACGACTTGTTTCGCCTGTAGGGGCGATGCGGGCGCGTTCCAGGTTTCCACCGTCGATGCGCTGCGACGGACCTTGAGTGAAGTGGATGCCGTCTACACCGGTGATACGCGGCAGTCGACGGTAGGGCGTCATCTCATATACGTGCTTGAGGCGTTTGATCTCCGAGGTAAGCTGCGTCCTGACATTGTCGAATTTCCGGGTGGAGCACAGGCGGTCGCGGCTCTTGCTGGCGTCGAAGGCAAGGGGGTGCTTGCCTTCGCGCAGCGTAGCGAAGTTCTGCAAATCCCCGAGGTATTGTTCGTCGGCCCATTGCCGGAAGCGTTCCATCTTGCGACGGAATATGTGCTGGGGGTCATCGACAAAGCGCCGGCTGCTGAGGATTTTGCTGCGTTCCTGACAGCCGGGCTTCAGGAGAGCACGCGGCGGGAAAGCGGCTTCGATCCAGTCTGA
- a CDS encoding GlcG/HbpS family heme-binding protein, whose amino-acid sequence MTDITLAQATRIIDAALSEARKLNLHPITVAVLDRGGHLTALKREDNSGNMRAEIATAKARGALGLGQSTRVMSERVGQVPHFFAAIAALTDGNVVPVPGGVLILDPVERVLGAIGISGDTADNDEKCALAALATVSLEE is encoded by the coding sequence ATGACAGACATTACTTTGGCGCAAGCCACGCGGATTATTGACGCTGCATTGTCCGAGGCGCGCAAACTGAATCTGCACCCGATAACAGTCGCAGTACTGGATCGCGGCGGCCACCTGACCGCGTTAAAGCGCGAAGACAATTCTGGCAACATGCGTGCCGAAATCGCGACCGCCAAGGCGCGTGGCGCATTGGGGCTTGGACAGTCGACCCGCGTAATGTCTGAACGGGTCGGCCAGGTGCCGCACTTCTTCGCGGCGATTGCGGCACTCACTGACGGCAACGTCGTGCCGGTTCCGGGTGGTGTACTCATTCTCGACCCTGTGGAACGCGTACTTGGTGCCATCGGAATTAGCGGAGACACTGCTGACAATGATGAAAAATGCGCGCTGGCCGCGCTCGCCACCGTCAGCCTTGAGGAGTGA
- a CDS encoding dienelactone hydrolase family protein has protein sequence MRGRVQLCAKDGFELSGYMAGPEDAAYGLVIVQEIFGLNTRIRDVADRFAAQGYKVVAPAMFDRIERGIEMGYSEEERLRGRESRTRMKDSETVADIEAAAVAPGTSRCGIVGYSLGACVAWLGATRTRVFQAACGWYGGGIAALRDEEPNCPALLHFGEQDASVPMMDVEALRQARPEVEICVYPGARHGFGCDVRAPFSQVDYDLAQRRTLAFLDNYLG, from the coding sequence GTGCGAGGCCGAGTTCAGTTGTGTGCGAAAGACGGGTTTGAATTGTCGGGTTATATGGCGGGCCCCGAGGACGCTGCCTACGGGTTGGTCATCGTGCAGGAGATCTTCGGACTCAATACGCGCATCCGCGATGTTGCGGATCGCTTCGCGGCGCAAGGCTACAAGGTCGTAGCACCCGCAATGTTCGACCGTATCGAACGTGGTATAGAGATGGGATATTCGGAGGAGGAAAGGCTCAGGGGCCGTGAATCCCGCACCCGGATGAAGGATTCCGAAACGGTCGCGGATATTGAAGCGGCTGCCGTCGCACCTGGGACATCCCGGTGCGGCATCGTCGGCTATTCCCTCGGTGCCTGTGTCGCGTGGCTTGGCGCGACCCGGACGCGGGTCTTTCAGGCCGCCTGTGGCTGGTACGGCGGTGGAATAGCAGCCCTGCGCGATGAAGAGCCAAACTGTCCTGCACTGCTGCACTTTGGCGAACAGGACGCGTCCGTGCCGATGATGGATGTAGAAGCTTTGCGGCAGGCTCGGCCGGAGGTTGAAATCTGCGTCTATCCGGGCGCAAGGCATGGCTTCGGCTGCGATGTTCGTGCGCCGTTCAGCCAGGTTGACTACGACCTCGCGCAGAGGCGCACACTTGCTTTCTTGGACAATTATCTTGGATGA
- a CDS encoding WD40/YVTN/BNR-like repeat-containing protein gives MQIVVGTATMMAWASSDEGVSWRRMTKGIHYPVTPAWALSSHPARPGELLAGTDNGIMRWRTADEEWVPLFNEFSRTPVWALAQAPSDPDFILAGTRYPAAFYRSSDGGKTWTWLSARLAQSCPAVVYPRVTKFVFDPKDENTIWGSVEIDYIWRSGDRGETWKQTTCGLISGDIHGLAVSPVRERVFAATDKGLHMTGNQGETWSHIPLDASDQYTRSVIVMPHAPQTIFVTNGNGPPGSWGNLFRSDNHGDTWRKVPMRFELNSTLWKFAPHPENPDLIFCSSKLGQVFRSKDGGVTWTKVKQEFGDIRSLEWAWI, from the coding sequence ATGCAAATCGTGGTCGGTACTGCAACGATGATGGCATGGGCAAGCTCTGACGAAGGCGTGAGTTGGAGAAGAATGACAAAGGGTATTCATTACCCGGTGACGCCCGCCTGGGCATTGAGCTCGCATCCTGCACGGCCAGGCGAACTTTTGGCAGGTACCGATAATGGAATTATGCGTTGGCGTACTGCAGACGAGGAGTGGGTTCCGCTGTTCAATGAGTTCAGCAGGACGCCCGTTTGGGCACTTGCCCAAGCACCCTCGGACCCTGACTTTATCCTCGCCGGGACACGATACCCGGCTGCTTTCTATCGCTCAAGTGATGGTGGCAAAACGTGGACGTGGCTTTCCGCACGACTGGCGCAGAGCTGCCCCGCAGTAGTCTATCCCCGCGTCACCAAGTTTGTTTTTGATCCGAAGGACGAGAACACGATCTGGGGTAGCGTTGAGATCGATTACATCTGGCGCTCGGGCGATCGTGGCGAGACGTGGAAGCAGACGACGTGCGGGCTGATATCCGGGGACATTCACGGCCTCGCTGTCTCGCCGGTCAGGGAGCGCGTTTTCGCCGCGACGGACAAAGGTCTGCACATGACCGGTAACCAGGGCGAGACGTGGTCTCACATTCCTCTGGATGCGTCTGATCAGTACACACGCTCTGTGATTGTTATGCCTCATGCTCCGCAAACGATTTTCGTCACGAATGGGAACGGGCCGCCGGGCTCCTGGGGCAATCTGTTCCGCAGCGACAATCACGGTGACACGTGGCGCAAGGTTCCGATGCGGTTCGAGCTCAACAGCACGCTCTGGAAGTTTGCACCTCATCCCGAGAATCCGGATCTAATCTTCTGCAGCAGCAAACTCGGGCAGGTTTTCCGTTCTAAAGACGGAGGCGTCACGTGGACAAAAGTGAAGCAAGAGTTCGGCGATATTCGCAGCCTGGAATGGGCATGGATATGA
- a CDS encoding TetR/AcrR family transcriptional regulator — protein MKTADTSEKATPEKAAVTHRRVIKSNTRDESLVQERRNHLVKAAITVFIEKGFHEATVRDIGKAADMTQGTIYNYVKSKDDILYLVCDRIITEYQLKVKRAIDEVDDPAARIKAALRATSEIVHDHENEILLIYQNSHLLDKRSRKVILARVKEFIQMFEDIVTQASSQAKITVRNPRITANIVTFLPTMIALRRWSLRERAKPAEVIEELSNFMARGLGF, from the coding sequence ATGAAGACTGCAGATACTTCCGAAAAAGCAACGCCCGAGAAAGCGGCCGTTACGCACAGGCGCGTCATCAAATCAAATACGCGGGACGAGTCCCTCGTACAGGAACGGCGCAATCATCTGGTCAAGGCCGCAATCACTGTCTTCATTGAGAAAGGTTTTCACGAGGCAACCGTCCGCGACATCGGCAAAGCTGCCGACATGACGCAGGGGACGATCTACAACTATGTGAAGTCAAAGGACGATATCCTTTATCTGGTCTGCGACAGAATCATCACGGAATATCAACTGAAGGTCAAACGTGCTATCGATGAAGTCGATGATCCCGCAGCGCGTATCAAGGCAGCACTGCGCGCCACCAGCGAGATCGTTCACGACCACGAGAACGAAATCCTGTTGATCTACCAAAACAGTCACCTGCTCGACAAGCGCTCACGCAAGGTCATCCTCGCGCGCGTCAAGGAGTTTATCCAGATGTTCGAGGACATCGTGACACAGGCGTCATCCCAAGCAAAGATCACCGTGCGCAACCCGCGTATCACTGCCAATATTGTCACCTTTCTGCCCACCATGATTGCGCTGCGCCGCTGGTCACTCCGTGAGCGGGCAAAACCTGCAGAGGTAATCGAAGAACTCAGTAACTTTATGGCGCGTGGGCTCGGATTCTGA
- a CDS encoding class I adenylate-forming enzyme family protein: MIEATQFPCEERARQYRAAGYWADQSFHDVLFEAAKCYGGKEVFADRNRRLSYAELADEVTRCATFFRSVGIRSGDVVTLQLPNRVEFPVAFFALELIGAIANQISPDFRASELEYIMKFSQSVAYVCAKQMRGFEYLPMARDVRTRSQDFTIICVDDVSDADVSSMANLARHESLASGEWVKVSPDRIIRMAFTSGTTGNPKAVLHSTNTTLYAAMILSKDMAVRESDVLLAYLPVGLNWGYLTLLQTIMTGARAYLMERFSSGEALALIEREKVTYIPTAPASIMAMLGHDEIDSRKLDSLRVIVTGGASAPVETIRMFQRRLPETALVELYGMLETGFHSYTRIGDDPLAVNGTVGRVVEGLELEIFRPDGTRADLFEEGEIAARGPSIHLGYLNNAEENSKSFPGDDWFLTGDLGKFIDDAHNVAIVGRRKEIINRGGKKYFPREVEEILYEYPAFQQLAVVGVPDERVGEKGCLFATLRPGHEVTLEQVVAFLRGKVADYKLPEQLVVVNEFPMTPTGKIKRTDLVASVS; this comes from the coding sequence ATGATTGAGGCTACACAGTTTCCATGCGAGGAGCGCGCTCGACAATATCGAGCGGCTGGATATTGGGCTGACCAGTCCTTTCACGATGTCCTGTTTGAAGCCGCGAAGTGTTACGGCGGCAAGGAAGTGTTCGCTGACAGAAATCGGCGCCTTAGCTACGCAGAGTTAGCGGATGAGGTAACCCGTTGTGCGACGTTCTTCAGAAGCGTTGGTATCCGCTCGGGCGACGTCGTGACGTTACAGCTACCGAACCGGGTAGAATTTCCGGTTGCCTTTTTCGCGCTTGAACTCATCGGGGCGATCGCAAATCAGATCAGTCCGGATTTTCGCGCTTCGGAACTCGAATACATCATGAAGTTCTCGCAGTCCGTCGCCTATGTGTGCGCGAAACAGATGCGCGGATTCGAGTACTTGCCAATGGCACGGGACGTTAGAACACGCAGCCAGGATTTCACAATTATCTGCGTCGACGATGTTTCCGACGCCGACGTTTCGTCGATGGCCAATCTTGCGCGGCACGAGTCACTAGCGTCCGGGGAATGGGTGAAAGTGTCCCCCGACAGGATCATTCGGATGGCATTCACCTCTGGGACAACGGGAAACCCGAAGGCGGTCCTTCATAGCACTAACACGACGCTCTATGCGGCAATGATCCTCAGCAAGGACATGGCTGTACGCGAGTCGGATGTCCTCCTGGCCTATTTGCCCGTTGGTCTGAACTGGGGTTACCTGACACTTCTGCAGACAATCATGACGGGCGCGAGGGCATACCTGATGGAGCGATTTTCGTCGGGAGAAGCACTCGCGTTGATCGAGCGTGAAAAGGTAACCTATATTCCGACAGCACCCGCATCAATTATGGCGATGCTCGGGCACGATGAGATAGACAGCCGGAAACTCGATTCGTTGCGTGTGATAGTTACGGGTGGTGCTTCCGCTCCGGTAGAGACGATTCGGATGTTCCAACGAAGGCTTCCAGAAACGGCGCTGGTCGAACTGTACGGCATGCTAGAAACGGGTTTTCACTCCTACACGCGGATAGGTGACGATCCGCTGGCAGTCAACGGGACCGTCGGACGGGTCGTGGAAGGTCTGGAACTCGAGATCTTCAGGCCGGATGGAACGCGTGCAGATCTGTTCGAGGAAGGTGAAATTGCAGCTCGCGGTCCTTCGATTCACCTCGGCTACCTGAATAATGCGGAGGAAAACAGCAAGAGCTTCCCCGGTGATGACTGGTTTCTAACGGGTGACCTTGGCAAGTTCATCGATGATGCACACAACGTCGCAATCGTGGGGCGTCGTAAGGAAATCATCAACCGCGGTGGCAAGAAGTACTTCCCGCGCGAGGTCGAGGAGATTCTCTATGAATATCCAGCGTTCCAGCAACTCGCCGTCGTAGGTGTTCCTGATGAGCGTGTTGGCGAGAAGGGCTGCCTTTTTGCAACGTTGCGCCCCGGTCATGAAGTAACGTTGGAGCAGGTGGTTGCGTTTCTGCGAGGCAAGGTGGCCGATTACAAACTGCCGGAGCAGCTGGTTGTTGTCAACGAGTTTCCGATGACACCGACTGGCAAGATCAAGCGCACGGACCTTGTCGCCAGCGTGTCCTGA
- a CDS encoding SDR family NAD(P)-dependent oxidoreductase: MDLHLKDKIAIVGGASQGIGYSIAHTLAMEGATVVITARRKEPLLASARRIAEETGARVIPVAADLRTESACQEIVGRTLDECSGVDILVNNAGAPPLGPVLSFDDAAWERAVEQNLLSVIRMIRQVVPSMEQRGGGSILNITAISAIQPIPQFGLSVATWSAVIGLAKTLALELAAKQIKINTICPGYINTPRLQKVFAAGDEPADDVQAKLCAEVPLGRIGTPQDIANLVALLVSPRGSYITGTTTQVDGGLFRATR; encoded by the coding sequence ATGGACTTGCACCTGAAGGATAAGATCGCAATTGTGGGAGGGGCCAGCCAGGGCATCGGCTATAGCATCGCACACACGCTGGCGATGGAAGGGGCGACCGTGGTCATCACGGCAAGACGCAAGGAGCCGCTCCTTGCGAGCGCTCGCCGGATCGCAGAGGAGACCGGGGCCCGGGTAATTCCAGTCGCGGCGGATCTTCGAACGGAGTCCGCTTGCCAGGAAATCGTTGGTAGGACCCTCGACGAATGCAGTGGCGTCGATATCCTTGTGAACAATGCAGGTGCGCCCCCGTTGGGGCCCGTTCTTTCTTTTGACGATGCGGCGTGGGAGAGAGCGGTCGAACAGAATTTGCTTAGCGTCATCCGCATGATCCGTCAGGTCGTTCCCTCAATGGAGCAGAGAGGAGGGGGCAGCATTCTCAACATCACCGCGATCTCCGCGATCCAGCCAATTCCGCAATTTGGCCTGTCGGTTGCAACCTGGTCGGCGGTAATCGGATTGGCAAAGACTTTGGCACTTGAACTGGCGGCCAAGCAGATCAAGATCAATACGATCTGTCCAGGATATATCAACACGCCGCGGCTGCAGAAGGTATTCGCAGCCGGTGATGAGCCGGCGGATGACGTACAGGCCAAGCTCTGCGCGGAAGTTCCACTGGGCAGAATCGGTACCCCGCAGGACATTGCGAATCTGGTCGCGTTACTTGTCTCACCGCGGGGCTCGTACATTACGGGCACGACGACGCAGGTCGACGGCGGGCTTTTCCGGGCTACTCGTTGA
- a CDS encoding amidohydrolase family protein, with protein MKIIDVHSHWPTRRGFPLRTEQELAQQRKTWNSEPRYMSEWEMAEYFTKNNARAILDFGFAKFLPLDEMQALHDYAFATQREIGSSVVGHWIHIDPHKSGTAGVNELRRCIDEAPGFVGFAVSSSGTAPASDEAFAPYYRLCIEAGIPALIFVGTTGLGAGLPGGGGIILDNCHPRHLDFVAATYPDLKIVAARPGWPWQAETIAVLMHKRNIWYELHGWSPKYFTHELKHDISRRLQDRVMFGADIPLYTYERLVTDWKAEGYSEEILEKVFWRNASNFLGEGDN; from the coding sequence ATGAAGATCATCGACGTACATTCACACTGGCCTACGAGGCGCGGATTTCCGTTGAGAACCGAACAGGAGTTGGCCCAGCAGCGCAAGACGTGGAATTCTGAACCGCGCTACATGTCCGAATGGGAAATGGCCGAGTACTTTACGAAGAACAATGCGCGCGCCATCCTTGACTTTGGTTTTGCAAAATTTCTGCCACTCGACGAGATGCAGGCATTGCACGACTACGCCTTCGCGACACAGCGCGAAATCGGATCGTCTGTTGTCGGACACTGGATTCACATCGATCCGCACAAAAGCGGAACGGCCGGTGTGAACGAACTCAGACGCTGTATCGACGAGGCTCCAGGTTTCGTTGGCTTTGCAGTTTCTTCGTCCGGTACGGCCCCGGCGAGCGACGAGGCCTTTGCCCCGTACTACAGACTATGTATCGAGGCCGGGATTCCAGCCCTGATTTTTGTCGGTACTACCGGTCTGGGAGCGGGGCTGCCTGGCGGTGGCGGCATCATTCTTGATAATTGCCATCCGAGGCACCTTGATTTTGTCGCGGCCACCTATCCCGACCTGAAAATCGTTGCAGCAAGGCCGGGCTGGCCATGGCAAGCCGAGACGATCGCGGTGCTCATGCACAAACGCAATATCTGGTATGAACTGCACGGGTGGTCGCCCAAGTACTTCACGCACGAACTAAAACATGACATTTCGAGGCGTCTGCAGGACCGCGTGATGTTTGGTGCAGACATTCCGCTTTACACGTATGAGCGGCTCGTCACTGACTGGAAAGCGGAGGGATATTCCGAGGAAATACTGGAGAAGGTCTTCTGGCGCAATGCGAGCAATTTTCTCGGTGAAGGAGACAACTGA
- a CDS encoding methyl-accepting chemotaxis protein: protein MKLSFAQKLWLPLILSLLFLAEISIYNAYQTREMRLDERKADLQHASEVALSVVKNFGDQAAAGSIPLAEAQRTAMAAIRNMRFGRDGYFAILDSQLTILMNPAQPQLNGKNIGDFKGPNGAFLFRDMLAVLRRDGQAFTLYSIPRPGGTEASSKIAYVVAYQPWDWILNTGLYVDDIDAAFRSALYQNLGVLVVLAGALSAVVVLLNRGILRSLGGDPSYAAEIANQIAGNDLTGMVKTAPDDRSSLLFSMKRMQEQLTQTIGTIKISADSIATATHQIATGNQDLSQRTEEQAASLEETASSMEQLTSTVTQNADNAGQANQLAAQAAQVAEQGGTAVSRVVETMEGINASSDKIANIVDLIEGIAFQTNILALNAAVEAARAGEQGRGFAVVASEVRSLAQRSSAAAKEIKELIQDSVERVRAGAAHVLEAGTKMSEITHEIRRVTNIVGEITAASREQSKGIGQVNQAVTQMDEVTQQNAALVEQAAAAASSLEAQAKDLKASVSMFRLNA, encoded by the coding sequence ATGAAACTTTCGTTTGCTCAAAAGCTCTGGCTGCCACTGATCCTGAGCCTGTTGTTTCTCGCTGAAATTTCGATTTACAACGCCTACCAGACTCGGGAAATGCGTCTGGACGAGCGTAAGGCGGACCTGCAACACGCGTCGGAGGTTGCGCTGAGTGTCGTCAAGAATTTTGGCGACCAGGCGGCTGCCGGCTCAATTCCTTTAGCGGAGGCTCAAAGGACTGCAATGGCCGCCATTCGCAACATGCGGTTCGGTCGAGACGGTTATTTCGCGATCTTGGATTCACAGTTGACCATTCTGATGAACCCGGCGCAACCGCAGTTGAACGGCAAGAACATCGGCGACTTCAAGGGTCCGAACGGTGCTTTTCTCTTCAGAGATATGCTCGCTGTTCTCAGGCGTGACGGTCAGGCCTTTACCCTTTATAGCATTCCGAGGCCGGGGGGCACCGAAGCCTCGTCGAAAATTGCTTACGTCGTAGCGTATCAGCCGTGGGACTGGATTCTCAACACGGGGCTCTACGTCGACGACATTGATGCGGCGTTCCGCTCGGCGCTGTACCAGAACCTCGGGGTCCTAGTGGTACTGGCTGGCGCCCTGTCGGCTGTGGTGGTGCTGCTCAACCGCGGCATTCTCCGCTCACTGGGAGGCGACCCGTCGTACGCCGCCGAAATTGCCAACCAGATTGCCGGTAACGATCTCACTGGCATGGTGAAGACGGCACCGGATGATCGCTCGAGCCTGCTGTTTTCGATGAAGCGCATGCAGGAGCAGCTCACGCAGACGATCGGCACGATCAAGATCTCGGCCGACTCGATTGCCACCGCCACGCACCAGATCGCGACGGGCAATCAGGATCTGTCGCAGCGCACCGAGGAGCAGGCCGCCTCGCTCGAGGAAACCGCGTCGAGCATGGAGCAACTGACCTCGACCGTCACCCAGAATGCTGACAATGCCGGTCAGGCCAACCAGCTCGCTGCACAGGCTGCTCAGGTGGCGGAACAGGGAGGCACCGCGGTGTCACGGGTGGTGGAAACCATGGAGGGCATCAACGCCAGCTCAGACAAGATTGCCAATATTGTCGACCTCATTGAGGGCATAGCCTTCCAGACCAATATTCTCGCACTGAACGCGGCCGTGGAAGCCGCACGGGCAGGCGAACAGGGGCGAGGTTTCGCGGTGGTTGCCTCGGAAGTGCGTTCGCTGGCGCAGCGTTCCTCGGCGGCGGCCAAGGAGATCAAGGAGCTGATCCAGGATTCCGTGGAGCGGGTTCGGGCAGGTGCCGCCCATGTACTGGAAGCCGGCACAAAGATGAGCGAGATAACTCACGAGATCCGGCGCGTGACCAACATCGTGGGGGAAATTACCGCCGCCTCGCGGGAACAGAGCAAGGGCATCGGCCAGGTCAACCAGGCGGTCACACAGATGGACGAGGTCACGCAGCAGAACGCCGCGCTGGTCGAACAGGCAGCCGCCGCCGCCAGCTCGCTAGAGGCGCAGGCGAAGGATCTGAAAGCGTCGGTCTCGATGTTCAGGCTGAACGCCTGA
- a CDS encoding porin codes for MKKLLLAFAALGTFTGAAQAQSSVTLYGIVDAGYVYANNIGGSKLYEATGGALQADRWGLRGTEDLGGGLKAVFVLENGFSVFTGKLSQGGDEFGRQAYVGLSNHFGTVTVGRQYDSVVDYTGTLEVGAQWATYLGAHPGDLDNMNNTLRANNSIKFTSSNYSGIKFGGLYSLGGVAGQFNRNQIFSGGIGYVQGPLRLDAAYLNVRNPNYSFFGNNSTSSATGSNMTGSTVYSGYASAKTQQVIAAGGAYTFGAATVGATYSNTQFKDLGQTGITGAPDQTTSGSAKFHNAELNFRYQVTPALLLGAAYDYTKGYGVNDAKYHQGILGADYFVSTRTDFYVDAVYQHASGTDSTGHTAVADINGLSPSSTSNQVAAVVGIRHKF; via the coding sequence ATGAAAAAATTACTTCTCGCTTTTGCAGCATTGGGAACATTCACTGGTGCAGCCCAGGCACAAAGCAGCGTGACGCTGTACGGTATTGTCGACGCAGGTTACGTCTACGCGAACAATATCGGCGGTAGTAAGCTTTATGAAGCTACCGGGGGTGCCCTCCAAGCCGATCGTTGGGGCCTGCGAGGCACGGAGGACCTGGGGGGTGGCCTGAAGGCAGTGTTCGTGTTGGAGAACGGTTTCAGCGTATTCACCGGCAAACTGAGTCAAGGCGGTGACGAATTCGGCCGTCAAGCCTACGTTGGCCTGTCGAACCATTTCGGTACAGTCACCGTCGGTCGTCAATACGACTCCGTGGTGGACTATACCGGTACGCTCGAAGTGGGGGCCCAGTGGGCGACGTACCTCGGCGCGCACCCGGGTGACCTGGATAACATGAACAACACGCTTCGGGCGAATAACTCGATCAAGTTCACGAGCAGCAACTATAGCGGTATCAAGTTCGGCGGCTTGTATAGCCTGGGCGGCGTTGCAGGTCAGTTCAACCGCAACCAGATATTCTCGGGCGGTATTGGCTATGTGCAAGGCCCGTTGCGGTTGGACGCAGCTTACTTGAACGTCAGGAACCCGAATTACTCCTTCTTCGGCAACAACTCGACCTCGAGCGCGACTGGTTCGAACATGACCGGTTCGACGGTGTACTCGGGCTATGCATCGGCTAAGACGCAGCAAGTGATCGCCGCCGGAGGTGCTTACACGTTCGGTGCGGCAACGGTCGGTGCAACGTACAGCAACACGCAGTTCAAGGATCTCGGACAAACCGGTATTACTGGTGCACCTGACCAGACCACCTCCGGCAGCGCCAAGTTCCACAACGCCGAACTGAACTTCAGGTATCAGGTGACGCCGGCTCTGTTGTTGGGCGCTGCATACGACTATACGAAGGGTTACGGCGTGAACGACGCGAAGTACCACCAAGGAATCCTTGGCGCGGACTACTTCGTCTCGACGCGTACGGACTTCTACGTCGACGCGGTTTATCAACACGCGTCGGGTACGGATTCGACCGGCCATACGGCTGTTGCAGACATCAACGGACTCTCGCCGTCGTCGACGTCGAATCAAGTGGCAGCGGTTGTTGGAATTCGACACAAGTTCTAG
- a CDS encoding aromatic-ring-hydroxylating dioxygenase subunit beta encodes MEIAGSLRDALIEFVYDETLLLDEKRFEEWYELFTEDGTYWMPLTLNQSDGLNQASLMYEDRLLLKLRIDRLKQPRAFSQQPESRCLHVLHRPALYAVENGIYRMRTPMIYTETRGDEQQIFAATVFHDLMVFDDVLKIKVKRVNLLNCDAALPAIQLFI; translated from the coding sequence ATGGAAATCGCTGGCTCTTTGCGCGATGCGCTGATCGAATTCGTGTATGACGAAACGCTTCTGCTTGATGAGAAGCGCTTCGAGGAATGGTACGAGCTTTTTACTGAAGACGGCACGTACTGGATGCCCCTTACGCTAAATCAAAGTGATGGTCTCAATCAGGCTTCGCTCATGTATGAGGATCGCTTGCTGCTTAAGCTGCGCATCGACAGGCTGAAGCAGCCGCGGGCATTTTCACAACAACCGGAAAGCCGCTGTCTTCATGTACTGCATCGTCCAGCGTTATATGCCGTGGAAAATGGTATCTACCGAATGCGTACCCCAATGATTTATACCGAGACACGAGGAGACGAGCAGCAGATATTTGCCGCTACGGTGTTCCACGATCTCATGGTCTTCGACGATGTTCTCAAGATCAAGGTCAAGCGAGTCAACTTGCTCAACTGCGACGCCGCGTTACCTGCGATTCAACTCTTCATTTGA